From the Anaeromyxobacter dehalogenans 2CP-1 genome, the window CCGAACAGGAGGTCCCCGACCACGCGGTCGTCGCGCCAGGCGTGCCCGCCGCCCACCGCGAGGAGCCCCACGTTGCCGGCGAACTGCGCGGTGAGGTGATCCGGGAGCAGCCAGTGGCGATCACGGCCCTCGTCGCGCTCGTAGGCGCGATCGAGCGGCGCGTGCTCGGCCTCGGCCCGCGCGGGCGCGGGGAGCGCGAGGCAGGCGGCGAGCGCGGCCGCGAGCGCCGGCACGCGGCCGGGGCTCACCACGACACCTGCTCCACCACCGGGTCAGCCCCGGCCGGAAGCGTGAGGAGCAGGATCGACCGCCCGGTGAGCGCGTCCGCGGTCCAGAGCCGCACGCCCGACTCCTCGCGCTGCTCGGAGTGGTGGACGTGCGCGTAGAACGAGTCGGTCACGCCATGCGCGGCGAGCAGGTCCAGGTACGGCTGGCGCAGCGCCGCGTTGAAGTCCTCGTGCCAGGGCGGCACGTGCGCGACGACCACCGCGCGGTCGTGCTCGCCGTCCGGCGCGAGCTGCGCGTCCAGCCACCGGAGGTCCGGCACGTCCTCCGGGAACCCGTACTCGCGCCCGTTCGTGTCGAGCAGCACGAAGCGGGTGCGACCCCAGGTGAACACCAGGTTGCGTGCCCCGAACAGCCGGTCGTAGATCGCGTCGCCGCCGCCGAGCATGTCGTGGTTGCCGAGCACCACCAGCCACGGCACCCGCAGCCCCTCGAAGACGTCCTGCATCAGCTCGTACTCGCGGAGCAGGCCCATGTCGGTGAAGTCGCCGAGCTGGATCGCGAACGAAACGCCGTCCATGGCGTTGACGAGCCGGACCGCGTCCTCGGCCTCGTCGAACGCGAGCTGCGTGTCGCCGAGGAGCGCCACGCGGAGCGGCTCCGCCGGCGGGGTGGCGAGGAGCGATCCCACCGCCTTCCGGTTCAGCCCCTGCTCCCCGGGGAGCGCGTACGGGCTGTACTCGAGGCAGCCCGAGAGCAGCACCGCGAGCGCCGCGACCGCGGCCGGAGCGGCCCGGCCGAGCGGGCTGCGGACGGATGCCGCGAGGTGGGGCCGCTGGGACATGGCCTCCCACTTGGCAAGGACCATGCCCCGCCGCGCTGCGGCATCGAACCCGTGCGGCCCAGGCGAATCGGCTCGCCCCGGGGTCGCCGCCGTGTCG encodes:
- a CDS encoding metallophosphoesterase family protein: MSQRPHLAASVRSPLGRAAPAAVAALAVLLSGCLEYSPYALPGEQGLNRKAVGSLLATPPAEPLRVALLGDTQLAFDEAEDAVRLVNAMDGVSFAIQLGDFTDMGLLREYELMQDVFEGLRVPWLVVLGNHDMLGGGDAIYDRLFGARNLVFTWGRTRFVLLDTNGREYGFPEDVPDLRWLDAQLAPDGEHDRAVVVAHVPPWHEDFNAALRQPYLDLLAAHGVTDSFYAHVHHSEQREESGVRLWTADALTGRSILLLTLPAGADPVVEQVSW